The Coffea arabica cultivar ET-39 chromosome 3c, Coffea Arabica ET-39 HiFi, whole genome shotgun sequence genome contains a region encoding:
- the LOC113735191 gene encoding reticulon-like protein B11: MGDSHRHSSSVHQALGGGSVADVLLWRRWGTSVAVLVGSTTLWFLFERAGYNLLTFISNVILLLVVILFFWAKSASLLNRPLPPLPDLVVSEETVTKAADVTRGWINNVLLIACDIAIGGNLKLFVQVAAGLWLVSYIGSFFNFLSLLYIGVLLSLSLPFLYDKYQDQIDIKLVVAYDSVQVQYRKLDHKLLRKIPGMLNKEKKTQ, from the exons ATGGGAGACTCTCATCGGCATTCTTCTTCAGTCCATCAAGCTCTCGGCGGTGGTTCTG TTGCTGATGTGTTGTTGTGGAGAAGATGGGGTACAAGTGTTGCCGTGCTTGTGGGTTCAACCACTCTTTGGTTCCTTTTCGAACGGGCGGGTTATAATcttttaaccttcatttccaatGTCATCTTGCTTCTCGTTGTAATACTCTTCTTCTGGGCTAAATCTGCATCGCTTCTTAATAG ACCTCTACCTCCTCTTCCTGATCTGGTGGTTTCGGAGGAAACTGTGACCAAGGCTGCTGATGTTACGAGAGGGTGGATTAACAATGTGCTGTTGATTGCATGTGACATTGCTATTGGTGGGAACTTGAAGCTCTTTGTTCAG GTTGCTGCAGGATTGTGGCTGGTGTCATACATCGGCAGCTTTTTCAACTTTCTCTCTTTGCTATACATTG GGGTTCTTCTTAGTCTCTCGCTACCTTTTCTGTATGACAAGTACCAAGATCAAATCGATATCAAGTTGGTGGTGGCTTATGATTCTGTTCAGGTGCAGTACAGAAAGCTTGATCATAAATTGTTGAGAAAGATTCCAGGCATGCTGAACAAGGAAAAGAAGACACAATAG
- the LOC113735192 gene encoding uncharacterized protein: MSSGGGRGSRAMVPVAAGDLQVVATSEKPPRPPSSSSLSSSSLSSSSNALVEYTPPAPNPEEEDLEVKLRRIIDCVPVRVSNTSGSSAGSGSGDFHQYRQMRRKEQDRLARMDVDYQKRKEIAEFNMRREERLKAAEERTAKKRMKRQKKKLRKKEKKTKVSDGGEEHKKDESSDDDADSNDEVDM, encoded by the exons ATGTCGtcaggaggaggaagaggaagtAGGGCGATGGTGCCAGTTGCCGCTGGCGACTTGCAAGTGGTAGCGACGTCCGAGAAGCCGCCTCGTCCTCCGTCTTCGTCGTCACTTTCTTCGTCGTCACTTTCTTCGTCATCCAATGCACTGGTAGAGTACACTCCGCCAGCTCCTAACCCCGAGGAGGAGGATCTCGAGGTCAAGCTCCGCCGTATCATCGACTGCGTCCCCGTTCGTGTTAGTAACACCTCCGGTAGCTCTGCCGGTTCTGGCTCCGGTGACTTCCACCAG TATCGGCAAATGAGACGCAAAGAGCAAGATCGACTTGCGAGGATGGATGTGGactaccaaaaaagaaaagaaatagcaGAATTTAATATGAGGAGGGAAGAAAGATTAAAAGCTGCGGAGGAGCGCACAGCAAAGAAGCGAATGAAACGCCAGAAGAAAAAactgagaaagaaagagaagaagaccAAAGTAAGTGATGGGGGAGAAGAACATAAGAAGGACGAATCCTCAGATGATGATGCAGATTCAAACGATGAAGTTGACATGTAA
- the LOC113735193 gene encoding pentatricopeptide repeat-containing protein At3g20730 isoform X2, whose amino-acid sequence MNSFQFLIIGTNLKEGTRFLLRFLTGHANTFPIYQSRLMPQYASLRSTATSPCDAGKLREALAFFSSGPGPPDYSFYLKLLQLCIGTNAERQGHSTHGHLIINGFRSNVHLNTKLIIFYSKLGDMINARKVSDNMLERSVVSWTALISGFSQNGELEEALKVFSEMHKDGVRSNQYTYGSALRACTGLVCLDRGKQIQACAQKSRFVENLFVQSALVDLYSKCGRMEDAFSVFSSMMERDLVSWNAIIGGFVIQGFHDNAFYMFHLMLREGLLPDYFTFGNVLRACVGSVGLGKVGLVHGFIVKLGFASHSSLTGSLIDAYVKCGSVDNARHLYKNMQNKDIISCTALITGYAHNGKNINEAVQLFNEVRLMHVAVDNIVLCSLLSTCANTASLLVGKQIHCLALKYPTHKDVAMGNALIDMYSKSGEIGDAKHIFDEMEEKNIITWTTLITGFGRNGYGNEAVSLYKKLEDEGLKPNYVTLLSLLSACSHSGLTGEGWTCFNKMVSNYNISPTAAHYSCLVDLFARRGYLEEAYTLMQNMNIEQNATLWSTILGGCYIHGNTYLGEVAAKHLVKVEPENSANYVVIAGMYAAAGLWDSSRMSWKSMEQRSLLKAPGCSCFESASNTVALPSP is encoded by the exons ATGAACTCTTTCCAGTTTTTGATCATTGGTACCAATCTGAAGGAAGGAACAAGATTTCTTTTGCGGTTCCTAACTGGTCATGCCAACACATTCCCAATCTACCAATCAAGGTTGATGCCTCAATATGCATCTCTACGTTCAACTGCGACGTCACCATGCGACGCAGGAAAGTTACGAGAAGCTTTGGCATTCTTTTCTTCTGGACCAGGGCCTCCAGATTATTCTTTTTACTTAAAACTTCTGCAACTGTGCATTGGCACGAATGCCGAAAGACAAGGTCATTCAACTCATGGACACCTAATAATAAATGGCTTTCGTTCCAACGTCCATTTAAATACAAAGTTGATCATATTTTATTCGAAATTAGGTGACATGATAAATGCTCGTAAGGTATCTGATAACATGCTTGAAAGGAGTGTGGTTTCTTGGACTGCCTTGATCTCGGGTTTCTCTCAAAATGGAGAATTAGAAGAAGCTCTCAAGGTGTTCTCTGAAATGCACAAGGATGGTGTTAGATCCAATCAGTACACTTATGGGAGTGCCCTACGGGCTTGCACCGGTCTAGTGTGTTTGGACAGAGGAAAGCAGATTCAAGCGTGTGCCCAGAAGAGTAGGTTTGTGGAGAATTTGTTTGTTCAAAGTGCACTGGTTGACTTGTATTCAAAATGTGGGAGAATGGAGGATGCTTTTTCGGTTTTCAGTTCGATGATGGAGAGGGATTTGGTATCTTGGAATGCGATTATTGGTGGTTTTGTTATTCAAGGATTCCATGACAATGCATTCTATATGTTTCATCTAATGCTAAGGGAAG GTTTGCTGCCGGATTACTTCACCTTTGGAAATGTTTTGAGAGCCTGTGTTGGCAGTGTTGGACTTGGAAAAGTTGGTCTAGTACATGGTTTCATCGTTAAACTAGGTTTTGCATCACATAGTAGTTTGACTGGTTCTTTGATTGATGCCTATGTAAAATGTGGTAGTGTCGACAATGCAAGACATCTGTACAAAAATATGCAGAATAAGGACATTATATCATGCACCGCATTGATCACAGGATATGCCCACAAtggtaaaaatatcaatgaGGCTGTGCAACTCTTCAATGAAGTACGTCTGATGCATGTAGCAGTTGATAATATCGTGCTCTGTTCTTTGCTCAGTACATGTGCAAATACAGCTTCTTTGCTCGTGGGGAAACAAATACATTGTCTTGCATTAAAGTATCCAACTCATAAGGATGTGGCCATGGGTAATGCTTTGATTGACATGTACTCTAAATCAGGAGAGATAGGAGATGCAAAGCATATTTTTGATGAAATGGAGGAGAAAAATATTATTACTTGGACAACTCTCATTACTGGCTTTGGAAGGAATGGCTATGGAAATGAGGCTGTTTCACTTTACAAGAAGTTGGAAGATGAAGGATTGAAGCCCAATTATGTGACATTACTGTCTCTTCTTTCAGCGTGTAGCCATTCTGGTTTGACCGGTGAAGGATGGACGTGTTTCAACAAAATGGTGAGCAACTATAATATTTCTCCAACAGCTGCGCACTATTCTTGTCTTGTAGACCTCTTTGCACGCAGAGGATATTTGGAGGAAGCCTATACTCTGATGCAAAACATGAATATTGAGCAGAATGCGACTCTATGGAGTACGATTCTTGGTGGATGTTACATTCATGGAAATACTTATCTTGGTGAAGTAGCTGCCAAACATTTAGTGAAAGTTGAACCCGAGAACTCGGCCAACTATGTGGTTATTGCAGGAATGTATGCTGCTGCAGGCTTATGGGACAGTTCAAGGATGAGCTGGAAATCCATGGAACAAAGAAGCTTATTAAAAGCTCCAGGTTGCAGTTGTTTTGAGTCCGCTAGCAATACAGTTGCGCTTCCTTCACCATGA
- the LOC113735193 gene encoding pentatricopeptide repeat-containing protein At3g20730 isoform X1 gives MNSFQFLIIGTNLKEGTRFLLRFLTGHANTFPIYQSRLMPQYASLRSTATSPCDAGKLREALAFFSSGPGPPDYSFYLKLLQLCIGTNAERQGHSTHGHLIINGFRSNVHLNTKLIIFYSKLGDMINARKVSDNMLERSVVSWTALISGFSQNGELEEALKVFSEMHKDGVRSNQYTYGSALRACTGLVCLDRGKQIQACAQKSRFVENLFVQSALVDLYSKCGRMEDAFSVFSSMMERDLVSWNAIIGGFVIQGFHDNAFYMFHLMLREAIGLLPDYFTFGNVLRACVGSVGLGKVGLVHGFIVKLGFASHSSLTGSLIDAYVKCGSVDNARHLYKNMQNKDIISCTALITGYAHNGKNINEAVQLFNEVRLMHVAVDNIVLCSLLSTCANTASLLVGKQIHCLALKYPTHKDVAMGNALIDMYSKSGEIGDAKHIFDEMEEKNIITWTTLITGFGRNGYGNEAVSLYKKLEDEGLKPNYVTLLSLLSACSHSGLTGEGWTCFNKMVSNYNISPTAAHYSCLVDLFARRGYLEEAYTLMQNMNIEQNATLWSTILGGCYIHGNTYLGEVAAKHLVKVEPENSANYVVIAGMYAAAGLWDSSRMSWKSMEQRSLLKAPGCSCFESASNTVALPSP, from the exons ATGAACTCTTTCCAGTTTTTGATCATTGGTACCAATCTGAAGGAAGGAACAAGATTTCTTTTGCGGTTCCTAACTGGTCATGCCAACACATTCCCAATCTACCAATCAAGGTTGATGCCTCAATATGCATCTCTACGTTCAACTGCGACGTCACCATGCGACGCAGGAAAGTTACGAGAAGCTTTGGCATTCTTTTCTTCTGGACCAGGGCCTCCAGATTATTCTTTTTACTTAAAACTTCTGCAACTGTGCATTGGCACGAATGCCGAAAGACAAGGTCATTCAACTCATGGACACCTAATAATAAATGGCTTTCGTTCCAACGTCCATTTAAATACAAAGTTGATCATATTTTATTCGAAATTAGGTGACATGATAAATGCTCGTAAGGTATCTGATAACATGCTTGAAAGGAGTGTGGTTTCTTGGACTGCCTTGATCTCGGGTTTCTCTCAAAATGGAGAATTAGAAGAAGCTCTCAAGGTGTTCTCTGAAATGCACAAGGATGGTGTTAGATCCAATCAGTACACTTATGGGAGTGCCCTACGGGCTTGCACCGGTCTAGTGTGTTTGGACAGAGGAAAGCAGATTCAAGCGTGTGCCCAGAAGAGTAGGTTTGTGGAGAATTTGTTTGTTCAAAGTGCACTGGTTGACTTGTATTCAAAATGTGGGAGAATGGAGGATGCTTTTTCGGTTTTCAGTTCGATGATGGAGAGGGATTTGGTATCTTGGAATGCGATTATTGGTGGTTTTGTTATTCAAGGATTCCATGACAATGCATTCTATATGTTTCATCTAATGCTAAGGGAAG CAATAGGTTTGCTGCCGGATTACTTCACCTTTGGAAATGTTTTGAGAGCCTGTGTTGGCAGTGTTGGACTTGGAAAAGTTGGTCTAGTACATGGTTTCATCGTTAAACTAGGTTTTGCATCACATAGTAGTTTGACTGGTTCTTTGATTGATGCCTATGTAAAATGTGGTAGTGTCGACAATGCAAGACATCTGTACAAAAATATGCAGAATAAGGACATTATATCATGCACCGCATTGATCACAGGATATGCCCACAAtggtaaaaatatcaatgaGGCTGTGCAACTCTTCAATGAAGTACGTCTGATGCATGTAGCAGTTGATAATATCGTGCTCTGTTCTTTGCTCAGTACATGTGCAAATACAGCTTCTTTGCTCGTGGGGAAACAAATACATTGTCTTGCATTAAAGTATCCAACTCATAAGGATGTGGCCATGGGTAATGCTTTGATTGACATGTACTCTAAATCAGGAGAGATAGGAGATGCAAAGCATATTTTTGATGAAATGGAGGAGAAAAATATTATTACTTGGACAACTCTCATTACTGGCTTTGGAAGGAATGGCTATGGAAATGAGGCTGTTTCACTTTACAAGAAGTTGGAAGATGAAGGATTGAAGCCCAATTATGTGACATTACTGTCTCTTCTTTCAGCGTGTAGCCATTCTGGTTTGACCGGTGAAGGATGGACGTGTTTCAACAAAATGGTGAGCAACTATAATATTTCTCCAACAGCTGCGCACTATTCTTGTCTTGTAGACCTCTTTGCACGCAGAGGATATTTGGAGGAAGCCTATACTCTGATGCAAAACATGAATATTGAGCAGAATGCGACTCTATGGAGTACGATTCTTGGTGGATGTTACATTCATGGAAATACTTATCTTGGTGAAGTAGCTGCCAAACATTTAGTGAAAGTTGAACCCGAGAACTCGGCCAACTATGTGGTTATTGCAGGAATGTATGCTGCTGCAGGCTTATGGGACAGTTCAAGGATGAGCTGGAAATCCATGGAACAAAGAAGCTTATTAAAAGCTCCAGGTTGCAGTTGTTTTGAGTCCGCTAGCAATACAGTTGCGCTTCCTTCACCATGA
- the LOC113735194 gene encoding guanine nucleotide-binding protein subunit gamma 1-like: MMDMVSASEANNNNNEQNARNPTTTSSSSSSSSPLPAVVVSSSSSSSLRGGETRHEPRPLSGIGGVGGTHPGFMGKHRMTAAIGYLDQQIQIIQEELDQLDTLGQSSVVCKELITSIESVPDALLPQTKGPVETGWDRWFQGGHGSRNRKKWI, from the exons ATGATGGACATGGTCTCAGCTTCAgaagcaaataataataataatgagcAAAACGCACGGAACCCCACAACaacatcctcctcctcctcctcatcatcacCATTGCCGGCGGTAGTAgtctcatcatcatcatcatcatcactacGAGGAGGAGAAACTAGGCATGAGCCAAGACCTCTTTCTGGGATAGGAGGAGTGGGAGGCACTCATCCGGGTTTCATGGGAAAGCACAGAATGACAGCTGCCATAGGCTATCTTGATCAGCAAATCCAAATCATCCAG GAAGAACTAGACCAGCTCGATACACTAGGTCAATCCTCTGTCGTTTGCAAAGA GCTTATCACCAGCATTGAGTCTGTTCCAGATGCTCTACTTCCTCA GACTAAAGGCCCTGTGGAGACTGGCTGGGATAGATGGTTTCAAGGAGGCCATGGCTCGAGAAATCGCAAAAAGTGGATTTGA